The following is a genomic window from Chryseobacterium sp. StRB126.
TCCTGTTTCTTAATGATGAAAATATAATAGAGTATGAAGAATAACTCTAGTGTGAAACTCACCACATAAAGACTGACTGTATTGAAATGCTCTCTATAATACTGAATCTTAATCAGTTCATTTTCTTTCCATTGAAAAATGTTTGAATCCTGTAGGTTAATACCACATTCCTTAACAAGCTGAAGTGTATAGCCATAATCCGGGTTCATATTTCCCATAAAAAAAATGAATACCGCCGGAATAAAAAAAGCCAATACTATTTTAAGACTCTTTTGAATGTCTAATTTCCTGCTATGAAGGAACAGAATAAATAAAAAATAAGGAGCATAAAAAATAAAACTCTCATGAATAAAAACGGACAAAGAGAAAGAAATCAATAGAATAATTTCTCTAAATCCAGAATATTTATTCTTTATTAAAAAGTAAGTAAATATGGAGAAAAGCAACCATAAAATCCCATCTTTTCTAGAGCCAATTGCCGCATCGGAAAGAAAACCCCACAAACAAAATGGGGTAAGAAATAAGAAAACGTCTATAATATTGGTTTGCTTTACCTTAAATAGTAATGACAAAAGATAAAAAAACAAGATATAAACGATTGCCTGAGCTGCAAAAACAGAATACTGTAATTTTATGGAGAATGAATCATAAAAGAAAACAAAAACAGTTCCCAGAAGCCCTCTCCTTTTAAATCCTCCATCCTGATAATTTATCAACCAATCCGCAAAAGCAAACCCATTACATGCATAATAGGCAAATCCAATTTTAAATAAACAAAGAATAGTAACCGCTATAAGGTACCATCCTAATTTAAATCCTTCCAGTGCTTTTTTTATCGAACTCATTTATTATGAATTTCACTGTTTTGGTATTATATTTTTAAACTGATGGGAAGCCACTACAATTCCTGTAAGAATCAATGGTAAAAAAAGTCTTGTTTCCCAGAAAAGGCCTACCATAGCAATCATTATCAGATAAGGAATGGCAAAGAAAAGATACTTTCTGAGGAGCATTTTTCCTTTATCATTACACAACAGGTAACTGAAATATAAACTTATTATTCCAAACAGAAGACCGCTCAGGTTAAAAGGACTGCTGAAATTATCAAGGAAATAAATTCCTTCCACAAAAGAAACATCCTGATGAATCGTTATTCTAAGTCCAGCATAAGGAACAATAAAAGCAATCACCAAAAAGATAAGTTCTTTGATAAAAGTAAAATCTTTATTTTTTAATTTTTCAAAATCAATGCACATTGCGGCGAAGAAAGAAATATTCAGGCATGAAGTTTCTCTTGCCAGCGTAGAAATAAATACCACCGCGCATAAAAGAATAAAATCTGTAAGCTTCCTGTGCTCTAGAAATTTCAATGTGAGTAGTGCTCCCCAAAGATAAAAGAAGATGGCAATAGAATCACAGTTGGTGGGAACATACTGTATAATAACCATAAAAAATATCGCCAGCAGATGGATCATTCTTCTGATCGTAAGAGGCAAGGCACCTAGCTTAAGAAGCGCATGCAGAACAGCTGAAGACAGTATAAAAAAGAAACTGTTAATCAGAAAAATACTATGGTAAAATAACGTTCCCTGCTTTAAAAGAAAGTTTTTCAGAAAGGGAATATAATTGTTTACAATGAAAGTCACTATTTCTGTAACATGTACACTCAGATAATTGGGAATTACCCTGTAAGCATATACAGAAGCAAACATAAAATCAGGAGCCTTTTCCATGGTTTTCAATCTTACATAGGAAGACTCAAAGCCATAGTAAGCCATCGCAAACAGCAGAAACGGGAGTACTGCTACAAATAGAAATCCGTTTATTTTTTCATCATTTTTTTTCAACATATCAAAAAACAGATTCTTATTTTTTTAATAATAATTATGGTTTAAAATATATTTCATCAAAAGGGAACTTTTACAAAAGTAGAATATTTTATTGATTTTCAGACAAAACTTATCCTGAATTATTTTGATGTAATTCTTAAAAATTTAAATTTGCAGACTTGATTCAAACGTAATGCATCGCTTTTTTATATTTTTATATTATCTGATTTCCAGAAACAAAATTCTTTCTGTTTTTACAGCGTTAGGAATTGCTCTCTTATGCCTTTTCTTTGCTTCTAAGATTAACTTTGAGGAAGACATTAACCAGATTATCCCTAAAAATGAAAAATCAGATCTTACTGCAAAAGTTCTTAAACAGCTTAATTTTTCGGATAAGATTATTGTTATCATAGAAAACAAGTCCCATGAAGACAGCTTCCAGCTTTCTGAAACCGCAGATACTTTTTTACAAAAAACAGAGCCTTTACAAAAGTATATTGGTTCTATTCAAGGGAAAGTAAATGATAATGAAATCTCTGAAACCTTTGATTTTGTGAATCAAAACCTGCCATTATTCCTCAATGAAAATGATTATAAAGAGATTGAAAGGAAACTTCAAAAAGACAGCATTGCTAAACAGGTAGAGGACAATTATATATCATTGGTTTCCCCTACCAGCCTTGTCACTAAGGAATTTATTAAAAAAGATCCACTTGGATTAACCTTTTTAGGAATCAAAAAATTAAACGCCCTCAACATCAGTAAGGATTTCAAACTGGAAGACAGCTATATTGTAACCAAAGATGGCAAAAATCTTCTGCTCTTCATTGAACCTAAAAATAAAAGTAATGATACAAAGGCCAATGAGGCTTTTGTGGACCAGCTCAATACCATAAAAGACAATCTCAATAAACAGTTCAAGGGAAAAACTGAGATCAGTTATTTTGGCTCTCCTATGATTGCGGTGGCAAATGCCAAACAGATTAAAAAAGATATTCAGAATACGGTTGTAATTTCCATGACCGTACTTTTGGTCTTGCTGATTTATTATTTCAGGAACTTCTTTACCCCAATCATTGTCTTCCTTCCTACAGTCTTCTCTGTTTTACTGGCGTTGTTGGTGTTATACTTTATTAAGGATAAAATCTCGGCCATTTCATTGAGTGTAGGAGCCATTCTCATAGGAATTACCATAGATTATGCCCTGCATATTCTTACCCATTACAAGCACAATAATAATATTGAGGAACTTTATAAAGAAATCACCCAGCCTATTATTTTGAGCAGTGCTACGACTGCGGTTTCCTTTTTATGTCTGGTATTTGTAAGATCTGAAGCGTTAAAGGATCTGGGACTTTTTGCTGCCATCACGGTTATTCTATCTTCCATTAGCGCGTTGATTATTGTTCCGCAGCTTTATAAGCCTAAACAGGCTAAAGAGAAACTGAATACCAACTTCATTGATAAAATCGGATCATATCCGTATGAAAAAAACAAACCTTTGATTATTGGATGTTCCATCATTATTCTAGCATGTTTGTTTGGATTCAGGCATGTAGGCTTTAATGAAGATATTGGGGATCTGAATTACATTCCGAAAGAAATGAAAATCAGTGAGGCTAAACTTCAGAAACTATCGGATATTACTTCAAAATCCATTTATACGATTTCTTATGGAAACTCTGAAGAGCAGGCGTTGGCAAGAAACTCTCAATTAAGCACCTTCCTGGAACAAGAGAAAAAAGAGGGTAAAATCCTAAGCTATAACTCGATCGGAAGCATTGTTCTGTCTGAAAAAGATCAGCAAAAGAAAATTGAGGAATGGAAAAAATTCTGGAATGATCATAAAAAGAATCAAACAGTTTCTGAGCTCATCAGCAATGGAAACAAATTTGGGTTCAACAGTTCAGCTTTTGACAATTTCAATGAGGTTTTAAATAAAAACTACGCTACATTAGATATCAAGGACTATGAAAAGGTGAAAGCACTCCAGATTTCAGAGTTCATGAGCAATGAAAATAATTTTTATACGGTTTCCAATGTAGTAAAGGTTGATGAGAAAAAAAGGGATGCTTTCATTAAGGATATTGAAAAGAAACATAATGCCATTGCGATTGACCGTCAGCAGATGAATGAGAACTTTTTAGGTCTATTAAAAAGAGATTTCAATACGTTGATTAATTATTCTCTTCTGGCTATTATTTTAACGATCATTGTCTTCTTCAGGAACTTCGAACTTACTATTCTTACCATGTTTCCTATTGTTCTTACAGGAGTGGTAACCGCCGGAATTTTATATTTCTTAGGGCTGGAATTAAATATTTTCAGTACAGTAGTTTGTACACTAGTCTTTGGAGTAGGAGATGATTTCAGTATTTTCCTTACACAGGCCATGCAAAAAGAGCATACCACAGGGAAAAATGAGCTTCCGACTTACAGAACATCAATTATCTTAGCCGTATTTACAACCATTTTATCTATCGGATCTTTAATTTTCGCTCAACATCCGGCTTTACATTCATTGGCTTTGGTTGCCCTGATCGGAATGTTCTCTGTAATTATCATTACTTCTACTCTATACCCGTTCTGGTTTAGATTATTGATTACCAACAGAGCAAAAAAAGGACTTTCACCTATTACATTCAGATTATTGATAGTCTCAGTAATCAGCTTTTTATATTATGGACTTGGTGGAATGATATTTTCCGCCATAGGAAGCTTCTTTGTGAAAAATTCAAAGGGGAAAACACTGAATATTATCAAACTTATTTTGGCCAAGTTTTTAACTTCTGTTCTCTATTCGAATCCATTTGTAAAGAAAAAGGTCATTCCAAATCCAAATGAAGACTTTAGTAAACCGGCAGTAATTATTGCCAATCATACTTCTTTTCTGGATACTCTGGCTATTGCCATGGCAACCCATAAAATCATTTATTTAGTGAATGACTGGGTATACAAGTCTCCGGTTTTCGGAAAGCTGGTAAGAGCATTAGGCTTTTATCCGGTTTCTCAAGGTATTGAAAACGGAATGGATCAATTGAAGGAAAAAATTGCACAGGGATATTCTCTTGTTGTTTTTCCGGAGGCAGAACGTTCTTATTCCAATGATGTAAAAAGATTCCATAAAGGAGCATTCTATCTTGCAGAACAATTCGGATTAGATGTTCTTCCTTTATACATTCATGGAAATTCGGAGGTATTACCAAAAGGGGATTTTATTATCTATGACGGAAGCATCACAGTAAAAGTAGGTGACAGAATCAGTAAAGAGGATCTGAACTTTGGTGAAAATTATTCTGAAAGAACAAAAAAGATCAATGCTTACTACAGAAAGGAGTTTGCTAAGCTGAGGGAAGAAATTGAAGATGAAAATTATTTTAAAAAGCAGTTATTCCTAAGCTATTTATATAAGGATAATGAAGTAGTGACAGCAGTAAAGAAAGACTTCAATGCCAATAAATCGGTTTACTTTGAGCTGAATAAACATATTGCTGGGGATGCCAACATTCTGCATATTGCTGATGATTTTGGACAAAAAGATACTTTACTTACCCTTTATCAGGCCAGCAGAAGAATTTTTTCTTGGATTAGAAATGAGAATAAAAGAGCAACAGCCGCCCATAATTATCTGGTAAAAAGGAGAAAAATAAACTATATAAAAGATTTGTCTGAAGTGAATAAGAAGATTGATGTTCTTCTGGTTTCTGATGACAGTTTTAATATCAAGGATATTGAGATTTTTCCTGAGACCATCATCTTCATCAATACCACAAACAAGGTGATAGAAAGTGAAAATTATATATTAGAGTTTAGTTCTGAATCGTTAAAAGTATTTAAAACTAAATAATAAATATGAAAAACATATTTTTGTAAACACTAAAAAGATTCCATGAAAAAAAATATACTTGTCATATATTATTCTCAAACCGGCCAGCTGGAGGATATTGTGAGAAATATTGCCAAGCCTTTTGAAGCTCAAAAGGAAGAATATGATATTACCTATTATAATATTAAGCTAAAGGAAGACTTTCCTTTTCCCTGGCCAAGTGATGTTTTTTTCAACACCTTTCCGGAATCTTATTTACAAATACCTAAGGAAATTGTACCGCCTTCAGAAGAAATACTGAACAAAAAGTACGACCTCATCCTGTTCGGATATCAGGTATGGTACCTCACACCCTCTATCCCGATTATTTCATTTTTGAAAAGTGGCTATGCAGAACGTATCCTGAAAGATACTCCTGTAGTTACCATTTCCGGAACCCGAAATATGTGGATGCTTTCCCAGGAAAAACTGAAAATATACTTAAGAGATTTAAAAGCCCAACTTGTGGGAAACATTGCATTAGTAGACCGGCATGACAATTATACCAGCGTGCTGACTATTCTTCGCTGGCTGACCACAGGACAAAAGGAAAAATCAGGTATGCTGCCGGCAGCGGGAGTTTCGGAGGAAGAAATTACAGGTTCTGTAAAATATGGAGAGATCATCGAAAAGCATTTTAGAAACAATGACCTGGAAAATTTACAACCGGATCTTGTAAAAAATGGCGCTATTGAAATCCGTCCGTTTTTAGTACGTGTAGAAAAGGTAGGGAACAAGATTTTCACAGTATGGTCTCATCTGATTATCAAGAAAAAAGAGAAACGCCCATTGCTGATAAAATTCTTTAAGGTATATTTGATGGCTGCGATATGGATCATCTCACCTGTCGTTTTGGTGTTACACCTGCTTACAACCCCTATATTTTGGTTTAAAAGACAAAAACAAAAAAGATATTTACAAGGAATTAATTTAAAATAGAATGTACGACGTATTTATAACAAAAGCTTCAAAATTTTTACCCAATGAACCGGTATCAAATGAGGAAATGGAAACATATCTGGGGCTTATCAATGACGCACCTTCTAAAGCCAGATCACTTATTTTAAGAAATAATAAAATCACTACAAGATATTACGCTTTAGATAAAGAAGGAAACCCTACGCATACCAATGCACAGCTAACGGCAAAGGCAATTGAAGGACTTTTTGATGAAAATTTCAAAAAGGAAGATATGAAGTTATTATCCGTAGGAACTACTTCTCCGGATCAGATTCAGCCTTCACATGCCTCTATGGTTCACGGTGAACTGAACATTGGGAAATCTATTGAAATCAATACAGCAACCGGACTTTGCAACTCAGGGATGAATGCCCTTAACTACGGATTCCTTTCTGTAAGAGCCGGTGTACAGGAAAGTGCTGTATGTGCTGGTTCCGAAAGAATGTCTGCATGGATGACTGCTGATAAATTCAACCATGAAGCTGAAAATTTAAAATTATTAGAAGAAAGACCTATTATTGCTTTCAAAAGAGAATTTCTTAGATGGATGCTTTCTGACGGAGCAGGTGCTTTCCTATTAGAAAATAAACCTAGAGAAAACGAAATTTCTTTAAGAGTGGAATTCATTGATTTCTATTCCTACGCTCACGAGATCGAAGCATGTATGTATGCGGGATGTGAGAAGCAGGAAGACGGAAGCTTAAAATCATGGGCAGATTATCCATCTGATTCCTGGTTGAAGGATTCTATTTTTGCTATTAAACAAGACACTAAAATCCTTGATAAATATATTCTGGTAAAAGGTGCAGAAAGCTTAAGAGCTTCTTTTGATAAACATCATCTAGATACTGAAAAAATTGACCACGTGCTGGCTCACATCTCTTCAGGATATTTCAAAGATGGATTGAAAGAAGAATTCGCTAAAAAAGGAATGGATTTCCCAGCAGAAAAATGGTTCTATAATCTTTCTGACATAGGAAACATCGGGGCCGGATCTATCTTCGTAGCATTAGAGGAACTGATGAACTCCGGAACATTGAAAAAAGGAGAGAAAGTACTTCTTTGCGTTCCTGAAAGTGGAAGATTTGCCTATTCTTGCTCATTATTAACAGTCTGCTAATGGAAAACAGACTGCCAACATCCGATAAAGATTTTGTACAAAGCCTTATCCCGCAACGTGCGCCATTTGTTATGGTACATGAGCTTTCAGAATATTCTGAAAGCCATCTGATTTCCGGTTTTGAAATAAAAGAAGATAATCTTTTTGTTCATGACGGATTTTTTCAGGCTTCCGGACTTATTGAGCATCAGGCACAAAGTGTAGCGCTTCATACGGGATATAAGTATTATCTGCTTGGAAAAGATGCTCCTACAGGATATATTGGTGCCATTAAATCTTTTGAAGCCGAAATATTGCCTAAAATTGGGGATCAGCTGAGATCTGAGGTAACCATCCTCAATGAAGTAATGGGAGTAACGCTTGTAGACATTGTCACCAAATTAAATGGTGAAGTCATTGCAAAATCTCAAATGAAAACTGCTGTAAAATAACTTTTAATGGAAACCAGGGAAGAAAATATCATCAATATTCACAACTTTTTACCGCATCGCGAACCGATGCTTATGGCAGACTATATTCTGGAACTGACCAAGGAAAAAGTAGTGACTTCCTTTGAAATAAAAGAAGACAATATTTTTGTTCATAACAATGAATTGGCTGAAGCAGGTTTAATTGAAAATCTCGCTCAAACCTGCTCATCTATTCTTGGGCAAAGCTTCTTCGAAAACCCGGAAGCAGACACCAAAGTGATAGGCTTTATCACCAATATCAAAAAGATTGAGATTTTCGGACTTCCAAAAGTAAAGGACAAGATCATTTCAAAAGCATCACTGATTTCCCAGTTTGAAAATATCTGCCACATCTTCTGCGAAACCTTCAATAATGATGAATTGTTGATTAGAGCAGAGATTAACC
Proteins encoded in this region:
- a CDS encoding MMPL family transporter, producing the protein MHRFFIFLYYLISRNKILSVFTALGIALLCLFFASKINFEEDINQIIPKNEKSDLTAKVLKQLNFSDKIIVIIENKSHEDSFQLSETADTFLQKTEPLQKYIGSIQGKVNDNEISETFDFVNQNLPLFLNENDYKEIERKLQKDSIAKQVEDNYISLVSPTSLVTKEFIKKDPLGLTFLGIKKLNALNISKDFKLEDSYIVTKDGKNLLLFIEPKNKSNDTKANEAFVDQLNTIKDNLNKQFKGKTEISYFGSPMIAVANAKQIKKDIQNTVVISMTVLLVLLIYYFRNFFTPIIVFLPTVFSVLLALLVLYFIKDKISAISLSVGAILIGITIDYALHILTHYKHNNNIEELYKEITQPIILSSATTAVSFLCLVFVRSEALKDLGLFAAITVILSSISALIIVPQLYKPKQAKEKLNTNFIDKIGSYPYEKNKPLIIGCSIIILACLFGFRHVGFNEDIGDLNYIPKEMKISEAKLQKLSDITSKSIYTISYGNSEEQALARNSQLSTFLEQEKKEGKILSYNSIGSIVLSEKDQQKKIEEWKKFWNDHKKNQTVSELISNGNKFGFNSSAFDNFNEVLNKNYATLDIKDYEKVKALQISEFMSNENNFYTVSNVVKVDEKKRDAFIKDIEKKHNAIAIDRQQMNENFLGLLKRDFNTLINYSLLAIILTIIVFFRNFELTILTMFPIVLTGVVTAGILYFLGLELNIFSTVVCTLVFGVGDDFSIFLTQAMQKEHTTGKNELPTYRTSIILAVFTTILSIGSLIFAQHPALHSLALVALIGMFSVIIITSTLYPFWFRLLITNRAKKGLSPITFRLLIVSVISFLYYGLGGMIFSAIGSFFVKNSKGKTLNIIKLILAKFLTSVLYSNPFVKKKVIPNPNEDFSKPAVIIANHTSFLDTLAIAMATHKIIYLVNDWVYKSPVFGKLVRALGFYPVSQGIENGMDQLKEKIAQGYSLVVFPEAERSYSNDVKRFHKGAFYLAEQFGLDVLPLYIHGNSEVLPKGDFIIYDGSITVKVGDRISKEDLNFGENYSERTKKINAYYRKEFAKLREEIEDENYFKKQLFLSYLYKDNEVVTAVKKDFNANKSVYFELNKHIAGDANILHIADDFGQKDTLLTLYQASRRIFSWIRNENKRATAAHNYLVKRRKINYIKDLSEVNKKIDVLLVSDDSFNIKDIEIFPETIIFINTTNKVIESENYILEFSSESLKVFKTK
- a CDS encoding beta-ketoacyl-ACP synthase III, giving the protein MYDVFITKASKFLPNEPVSNEEMETYLGLINDAPSKARSLILRNNKITTRYYALDKEGNPTHTNAQLTAKAIEGLFDENFKKEDMKLLSVGTTSPDQIQPSHASMVHGELNIGKSIEINTATGLCNSGMNALNYGFLSVRAGVQESAVCAGSERMSAWMTADKFNHEAENLKLLEERPIIAFKREFLRWMLSDGAGAFLLENKPRENEISLRVEFIDFYSYAHEIEACMYAGCEKQEDGSLKSWADYPSDSWLKDSIFAIKQDTKILDKYILVKGAESLRASFDKHHLDTEKIDHVLAHISSGYFKDGLKEEFAKKGMDFPAEKWFYNLSDIGNIGAGSIFVALEELMNSGTLKKGEKVLLCVPESGRFAYSCSLLTVC
- a CDS encoding ABC transporter permease, giving the protein METREENIINIHNFLPHREPMLMADYILELTKEKVVTSFEIKEDNIFVHNNELAEAGLIENLAQTCSSILGQSFFENPEADTKVIGFITNIKKIEIFGLPKVKDKIISKASLISQFENICHIFCETFNNDELLIRAEINLFIQEVKS